tcgccttctggatgatagcggggtgaacaggcagtggctcgggtggttgttgtccttgatgatctttttggccttcctgtgacatcgagtggTGTAGGTgccctggagagcaggtagtttgcccccggtgatgcgttgtgcagacctcactaccctctggagagccttacggttgtgggcggagcagttgccgtaccaggcggtgatacagccccgacaggatgctctcgattgtgcatctgtaaaagtttgtgagtgattttggtgacaagccaaatttcttcaacctcctgaggttgaagaggcgctgttgcgccttcttcaccacgctgtctgtgtgggtggaccatttcagtttgtccgtgatgtgtacgccgaggaacttaaaactttccaccttctccactactgtcccgtcgatgtggataggggggtgctccctctgctgtttcctgaagtccataacATAACAGATAGAACAGATGGGTAATAAACAGGCTGTAGGGCCTTCTTAATACCAACCACTAGAAGGGAGCCAATTATAGCCTTTTGAACCATGTATGGTGAGATAGCTTGCCTGAGACCTAAAATACATCTGCCGGCCCCTGACTGGAAGGTAACTTCTGTTGTTTTTTTGACTCTGGAGTGTTGAAAGATTTGGAACTAGTTGGTCACATCACAGCTGAGTTTATTGTGTCATTATTCCCTTTGAGGAAATGTGTCTTGTGTCTTATCAAGCAGCTTTGGACAAACAACAACAGCACAGGGTATTTATTACCTAATACAACAGACAACAGAGGGCATTATATACTTGTACAGACACCAGGGGCATTAGTATATGGAGGACATTAAAGAACACATACATACAGGATCTGAGTCTGCAGCTGGATAGTGCCAGCACATATTCAATGTCAGGCAAGGAATGTTTGGCTACAATATGTTACAAAGGGGCAATCTTATACGTTATTCAAAGCAGGGTTGGAGTTAataccatttcaattccagtcagttCAGAAAGTGAACCAAACTCCAATTTTtgagtactttctgaattgactggaattgaaatggaattgaccccaaccctgattcaAAGTAATGTGGGGACAACCTGCCAGATCAATCATAACAGTCCATTCCCTTCTGAGGTCTGGGATGTGGACCTGCTAAATCGAGATGACGACCCCCTCTCTGGTCCCCGTGACTTCCTGACCAGGGCACCCATGTTCCCCCTGAACTTCTCCCCTACGAAGGCATACAGCACTGGGTTAACAAAGCTGTGGACCAGGGCCAGGCTGTGGGTGACCTGGAGGGCCAGGTCCACCCTGTTCCTCTCAGCACAGTCGAAGCGCACCAGCCTGGCCCTCATCAGGGTGTCGGCCATCACCGTCATGTGGAACGGCGTCCAGCACAGGAGGAAGGCGAACACCACGGCAATGATGACCCGCATGGCCCTGTGCTTCTGGAAGCCGCTCGTCTGCAGCAACCGGGCCACGGTGATGCTGTAGCACGCCACCATGATTACTAGTGGGAGCAGGAACCCTAGGATGTGGCGTAGGCCGCGAGTAGCGAGCCGCCAGTGGGTGGCGCTGCCGAAGTCGAAGCGCTCATTACACCTCGTCGGACCACCGTCGGGGGGCGTGAAGGCGTCGTTGAatagggcagggagagagagggcgcccCCCAGAGCCCAGATGAAGGTGCAGGCCCACCATCTGCAGGCCCTTCGGCGGCCCTTACGGGACTTGGCGGGGCGAACGATCACCAGGTAGCGGTCGACACTGATACACACCAGGAACAGGATGCTGGTGTAGAAGCTAGCCTCCATAACCAGTTTGAGGATCTTACACAGCAAGTCACCAAAGATCCAGCCGTGGAGTGTGGCAGCAGCCCAGAAGGGCAGGGTCAGAGCCAGCAGCCCGTCGGCTAGAGTCAGGTGAAACAGGAAGACGTCGGATGGGGTCAGGGACTGTTGACTGAAGCCAATCACGAGCCCCACAAGTAGGTTACCAGGAACAGCCAATAGGAAGATGGCGATGTGAAGGACACACAGGAATATGACGGCACTGGGACCCAGGGGCTGAGCTGCACAGGACAAGGTGTTAGAGTCCAGGTCAAAGGAGGTGATGTTGAAGTTATAGGAGTCGTTGGTTGAATTGTAATCATAGTCCAGGACGTATGGTTGTTCTAGCTCTGTTGGAGATGGGGAAAACAGTAGTCAGTGGGGATCTTTTTATGATATGATCACTTAGTCTTATACTGTTATTCTATCTAAAGCTTCTTATACAGTCAACAGATATTCTGTACATTTCTTTCTATAGATCTATCCATcccatcctccatccatccacccaaacccatccatccatctatccatccacccAAACCCATCCACCCACTCAAGCCCATCCATccaaacccatccatccatccacccaaacCCATCCATTCCACCCAAATCCATCCCTCATCCATCAAAACCCATCCACCCACCTATCCACTCAAACCCATCCATCCAAACCCATCCATCATCTAccaaacccatccatccatccacccacccacccacccgcccacccacccatccatctatccatcaatccatccaccaaaacccatccatccacccacccacccacccacccacccacctactcaaacccatccatccatccacccaaacCTATCCCTTCATTCATCTAAACCCATCCATCATCCACCCAAACCATCCCTTCATTCACCCAAACCCATCCATCATccaaacccatccatccacccaaacccctcccttcatccattcattca
The Salmo salar chromosome ssa16, Ssal_v3.1, whole genome shotgun sequence DNA segment above includes these coding regions:
- the LOC106575644 gene encoding C-X-C chemokine receptor type 2, producing the protein MTELEQPYVLDYDYNSTNDSYNFNITSFDLDSNTLSCAAQPLGPSAVIFLCVLHIAIFLLAVPGNLLVGLVIGFSQQSLTPSDVFLFHLTLADGLLALTLPFWAAATLHGWIFGDLLCKILKLVMEASFYTSILFLVCISVDRYLVIVRPAKSRKGRRRACRWWACTFIWALGGALSLPALFNDAFTPPDGGPTRCNERFDFGSATHWRLATRGLRHILGFLLPLVIMVACYSITVARLLQTSGFQKHRAMRVIIAVVFAFLLCWTPFHMTVMADTLMRARLVRFDCAERNRVDLALQVTHSLALVHSFVNPVLYAFVGEKFRGNMGALVRKSRGPERGSSSRFSRSTSQTSEGNGLL